From a region of the Rhizophagus irregularis chromosome 3, complete sequence genome:
- a CDS encoding uncharacterized protein (SECRETED:cutsite_VSS-QS; SECRETED:prob_0.4898); SECRETED:SignalP(1-25), whose protein sequence is MLNLAKMLIIFMYLTSICCCYFVSSQSVSPQNTPSQDTSQDIWYTYEEPIEGLKLYKTYTLKDGTLMIWMAFEDEEDPSCMLPYFHLRLIEKTGQITYIDLNYTFPPEAVCPINMTFIPLNYNYIMIIYVKSNNGVKGKYGLIINYNSEVISEIYLGNVNDYITDSGRLEKGFIRIEEHDKKGIAAWHWLSIPDITIGKVVELGSGKFSVPNLLSYTFVNSFNFSLIDGGIGYAYILKYDEMGSSATNDPNIQYWKIYVSFIREGTYLPTTPSLVYQTTTKLNSIVFNSCTYNNGVGYICIVSLNNTITNRNQSRTEVNYYRLEFLTTGAFIQFDMIPKEISNTSDNFQLSSLIYGGFLVRKYHTNTTAMDFYILDNNGNYKSGGSFGPEFVLYNMFPRNGTLLGIKRQTGNKLEFLLKPIFRLNNQGAEYDNPVIESTKPAVHEFIDSSINEITIKYGIPVRLSTANISIFQRNGDPYKPNLLRQTISGNSKLCTVGSDNHTVHIPIFSSTFNQPNSSYYVVIDNNFVISQERNEPLLGIIQKTWMISTKPFKTRQHSVSVTGLLRLNEEGSSKFLQTNQSEFFNNIIQAFSKIIPVNEQRITTNGKWKNDPTFPKRVLLSFTINEAKSAMELSSKTIFDNMGTLIKRKGFTALSNNEYTSLIDESAAFTITPDYFGKYLPLIIIFLVSMVILLILYFLARWKNPEGRNFAIFETALIMQDLAVDLTFTLLRVNNTPHLVIPNMVFLIVPHIVNFLLTINIYLSEVSTNPMFFTWISEIPTLLLSICAIFSAIDILAINTLTSNLFGLKVFSAPLSQRSRKIILWGSFINIFAEDIPQLIIQILYYNSVETYDLFPLFVLISGGLVIVHKLILRSYHVIVRWYHKRDKIREFIRNRRLSAGSIRSIRTNV, encoded by the exons atgctCAATTTAGCAAAGATGTTGATCATCTTTATGTATTTAACCTCCATCTGCTGTTGCTATTTTGTCTCATCTCAAAGTGTATCACCTCAAAATACACCATCCCAAGATACATCTCAAGATATATGGTACACTTATGAAGAACCTATAGAAGGTCTTAAACTATATAAAACTTACACACTTAAAGATGGTACTTTGATGATTTGGATGGCCTTTGAAGATGAGGAAGATCCATCATGCATGTTACCTTATTTTCATCTACGATTGATAGAGAAAACAGGACAAATAACATATATAGACCTTAATTACACTTTTCCTCCAGAAGCAGTTTGCCCCATTAATATGACTTTTATACCCTTAAACTATAATTacataatgataatttatgtTAAATCAAACAATGGTGTTAAGGGAAAGTATGGcttgataattaattataacagTGAAGTCATAAG tgaaatcTACTTGGGAAATGTTAATGACTATATTACAGATAGTGGAAGATTAGAAAAAGGTTTTATTCGTATTGAAGAACATGACAAAAAAGGAATAGCAGCATGGCATTGGCTCAGTATCCC AGATATTACAATAGGAAAAGTGGTGGAACTTGGAAGTGGCAAGTTTAGTGTACCAAACCTATTATCATATACCtttgtaaatagttttaattttagtttaattgaTGGAGGGATTGGATATGcatatattctaaaatatgatgaaatggGATCATCGGCAACAAATGATCCAAATATCCAATACTGGAAAATTTATGTTTCATTTATAAGAGAGGGCACATATTTACCTACAACACCTTCTCTTGTCTACCAAACTActacaaaattaaatagtatagTATTTAACTCATGTACTTACAATAATGGTGTAGGATATATATGTATTGTGTCATTAAACAATACAATTACAAATAGGAATCAATCAAGGACTGAAGTGAATTATTATAGATTGGAATTTTTAACAACTGGGGCTTTTATTCAATTTGATATGATCCCTAAAGAAATAAGTAATACATCAGATAACTTTCAATTGTCAAGTTTAATTTATGGAGGATTTCTTGTGAGAAAATATCATACAAATACAACTGCAATggacttttatattttagataataatggaaattataaatcaGGAGGATCTTTTGGCCCAGAGTTTGTTCTTTATAATATGTTTCCAAGAAATGGTACTTTATTGGGAATAAAGAGACAAACTGGTAATAAActagaatttttattgaaacctatatttagattaaataatcaag gAGCTGAATACGATAATCCTGTAATTGAGTCAACAAAACCAGCTGTCCATGAATTTATTGATTCTTCAATCAatgaaattacaattaaatatgGCATTCCAGTGAGATTATCAACTGCAAATATTTCCATATTTCAACGAAATGGTGACCCATACAAACCAAATCTATTACGACAAACAATATCAGGAAATTCCAAACTATGTACTGTTGGAAGTGATAATCACACTGTGCATATTCCAATTTTCAGCAGTACATTCAATCAGCCAAATTCTTCTTATTACGTGgtgattgataataattttgtcattTCTCAAGAAAGAAATGAACCTTTATTAGGAATTATTCAGAAAACTTGGATGATTTCAACAa aaccATTTAAGACCAGACAACATTCAGTTTCAGTCACAGGGTTACTTCGATTGAATGAAGAAGGGAgttcaaaatttcttcaaacaAATCAGTCggaatttttcaataatataattcaagCATTTTCCAAAATAATCCCAGTAAATGAGCAGAGGATAACAACAAATGGTAAATGGAAAAATGACCCCACTTTCCCCAAAAGAGTGTTGTTATCATTTACTATAAATGAAGCTAAAAGTGCCATGGAATTAAGTTCTAAAACAATCTTTGATAATATGGGCACTTTGATTAAAAGGAAAGGGTTTACTGCACTTTCtaataatgaatatacttCATTAATTGACGAAAGTGCAGCCTTTACAATAACCC cagattattttggaaaatatttgccactaattataatatttttagtaagtatggtaatattattaatattatattttttggcACGCTGGAAGAACCCTGAAGGAAGAAACTTCGCCATATTTGAGACTGCATTAATAATGCAGGATTTGGCTGTGGATTTAACATTCACATTATTAAGGGTTAATAATACTCCACATCTAGTAATCCCAaa tatggTGTTTCTCATTGTACCACATATAGTCAATTTCTTGTTgactataaatatttatttgtctGAAGTATCAACAAATCCAATGTTCTTTACTTGGATTTCAGAGATTCCAAcactattattatcaatttgtGCAATATTTTCAGCCATTGACATACTAGCAATAAATACTTTGACATCAAATTTATTTGGTCTCAAAGTATTTTCAGCCCCATTATCACAAAGATCAAGAAAGATTATACTTTGGGGTagtttcataaatatttttgctgAAGATATACCACAATTGATTATTCagatattatactataatagtGTTGAGACATACGATCTTTTTCCATTATTTGTACTTATATCTGGTGGATTAGTTATAGTTCATAAACTAATTTTAAGATCGTATCACGTGATAGTGAGATGGTATCATAAGCGTGATAAAATTAGagaatttattagaaatagaCGTTTATCAGCCGGTTCTATAAGATCAATAAGGACAAATGTTTAG